One region of Candidatus Acetothermia bacterium genomic DNA includes:
- the ugpA gene encoding sn-glycerol-3-phosphate ABC transporter permease UgpA: MGDRPVFSNKLLPYLLVAPQVIVTAVFFVWPASQAIYQAVLRSDPFGLRTRFVGFANFTALFSDPYYLGSVRLSFLFSAAVALAAISAGLLFAVMANKPIRGAQVYKTLLIWPYALAPAVAAVLWLFLFQPSIGIIARALQGVGIPWNYTLNGTQALFLVILASVWKQVSYNFIFFLAGLQAIPKSLVEAARVDGAGSRRVFWSIIFPLLTPTTFFLLVMNTVYAFFDTFGAIDALTKGGPGKATETMCYKLYVDGFKNFQINSSAAQSVVLMVLVILLTAVQFRFIERRVHYV; the protein is encoded by the coding sequence GTGGGCGATCGTCCGGTGTTCTCGAATAAGCTCCTCCCGTACTTGCTCGTGGCGCCGCAGGTCATCGTCACCGCGGTGTTCTTCGTCTGGCCGGCGTCGCAGGCGATCTACCAGGCCGTGTTGCGTAGCGATCCGTTCGGGTTGCGGACGCGGTTCGTCGGGTTTGCCAACTTCACAGCGCTCTTTTCCGATCCGTACTACCTAGGATCCGTCCGCCTTTCGTTCCTCTTTTCCGCAGCGGTGGCATTGGCCGCGATCTCGGCCGGGCTCCTCTTCGCGGTGATGGCGAACAAGCCGATCCGGGGCGCCCAGGTGTACAAGACCCTTCTCATCTGGCCCTACGCCCTTGCCCCCGCGGTGGCCGCGGTCCTGTGGCTGTTCTTGTTCCAGCCATCGATCGGCATCATCGCCAGGGCCCTCCAAGGGGTGGGGATCCCGTGGAATTACACCCTTAACGGGACCCAGGCCCTGTTCCTCGTGATCCTGGCCTCCGTCTGGAAACAGGTGAGCTACAACTTCATCTTCTTTTTGGCCGGGCTTCAGGCGATCCCGAAGTCGCTCGTCGAGGCGGCGCGGGTGGACGGCGCCGGATCGCGGCGCGTGTTCTGGTCGATCATCTTCCCCCTCCTCACCCCGACCACGTTCTTCCTCCTCGTCATGAACACGGTCTACGCTTTCTTTGACACGTTCGGGGCCATCGATGCGTTGACGAAGGGCGGCCCGGGGAAGGCCACGGAGACGATGTGCTACAAGCTATACGTGGATGGTTTCAAGAACTTCCAGATCAACAGCTCGGCGGCCCAATCCGTTGTCCTGATGGTCCTGGTCATCCTCCTGACTGCTGTTCAATTCCGGTTCATCGAGCGCCGGGTCCACTACGTATGA
- the ugpE gene encoding sn-glycerol-3-phosphate ABC transporter permease UgpE — translation MPKRFPQNWLAHVVLLLGVAILAFPVYMAVVGSTHDAATIGRGRMPLTPGPYAAYNYAQAWAYGTGERVSGTPVRIMMLNSFLMAITIAIGKIAVSILAAYAVVFFRFPLRMFFFWLIFITLMLPLEVRIIPSYKVISDFGLINTFAGLTIPLMVSATGTLLFRQVFLTIPKELLDAAKIDGAGPMRCLWSIILPLGRPSIAALFVILFVYGWNQYLWPLLITTERNMDTVVIGIVKMLGTSESLMDWNLVMATTVMAMAVPIFIVILLQRWLVKGLVETEK, via the coding sequence ATGCCAAAGCGGTTCCCACAGAACTGGCTTGCGCACGTGGTGCTCCTCCTTGGGGTGGCGATCCTCGCGTTCCCGGTGTACATGGCGGTGGTGGGCTCGACCCACGATGCGGCCACGATCGGGCGCGGCCGGATGCCTCTCACCCCCGGGCCGTATGCGGCCTACAACTACGCCCAGGCCTGGGCCTACGGCACCGGGGAGCGTGTGTCGGGGACCCCGGTCCGGATCATGATGCTGAACTCCTTCCTCATGGCCATCACCATCGCCATCGGCAAGATCGCGGTCTCCATCCTCGCTGCCTATGCGGTCGTGTTCTTTCGGTTTCCCCTCCGGATGTTCTTCTTCTGGCTGATCTTCATCACCCTGATGCTGCCCCTCGAGGTCCGGATCATCCCGAGCTACAAGGTCATCTCCGACTTCGGCCTCATCAACACGTTCGCGGGGTTGACCATCCCCCTCATGGTCTCCGCCACCGGGACCTTGCTCTTCCGGCAGGTATTCCTCACCATCCCGAAGGAGCTCCTGGACGCGGCGAAGATCGACGGGGCGGGCCCCATGCGGTGCCTGTGGTCGATCATCCTCCCCTTGGGGCGGCCGAGCATCGCCGCCCTGTTCGTGATCCTGTTCGTGTACGGTTGGAACCAGTACTTGTGGCCCCTCCTCATCACCACCGAGCGGAACATGGACACCGTGGTCATCGGGATCGTGAAGATGTTGGGTACGTCGGAATCCCTCATGGACTGGAACCTCGTCATGGCCACCACGGTCATGGCCATGGCCGTCCCGATCTTTATCGTGATCTTGCTGCAGCGGTGGCTTGTGAAGGGCTTGGTGGAGACAGAAAAATGA